A region from the Metarhizium brunneum chromosome 7, complete sequence genome encodes:
- the DOX2 gene encoding Alpha-dioxygenase 2 — MPGQLPPYRPSLFDRVLTKAFGMINKIVPWYKFPGIIGAINLEAIRTTLRRNNLHDGYPPGHAVVSMAEPEPMDERFLHARNSDGKYNSLTMPRMGCAGMRFGRQFPREYCRKPTEEELWNPNPRVISERFMKRREGGFIPATTLNLLAAAWIQFQTHDWMAHEKAHDSYNIPLPEGDGWPGGRMELLKTQPDEILDASDIETPGYKNVNTAWWDGSQIYGSSEVETERLRTAHEDGKLRQISYDAAGVPLTGFVDNWWFGLHILHSLFVLEHNAICDRLRRAYPDWNGTKIFDTARLVNCALMAKIHTVEWTPAVLGHPALQIGMNANWWGLAGETLTKFVGRLSKTSEIISGIPGSPTELFGVPYSLTEEFVSVYRMHPLIPDSIAFFNGATGAHHSTVPINDLIFHQAPAPFKTGLDLSDAFYSFGINYAGAITNNNYPDFLRSLHTPDGQVRDLGTVDILRDRERGVPRYNQFRRLLGMSAPETFEQLTGGNNELAQELRDVYGDIELVDALVGSHSEPLIKGFGFSETAFRVFILMASNRLKSDRFFAGSWNAQTYTEEGLHWVQHTTMKDILRRHCPELGPVLDQSENVFAPWAKLPKSKAYGGIETNA, encoded by the exons ATGCCTGGACAACTTCCCCCCTACAGGCCCAGCCTGTTCGACCGCGTTCTAACCAAGGCCTTTGGCATGATTAACAAGATTGTGCCGTGGTACAAGTTCCCGGGCATCATCGGGGCCATCAACCTCGAGGCAATCAGGACGACTTTGCGCCGCAACAACCTCCACGACGGCTACCCACCCGGACACGCTGTGGTCAGCATGGCCGAGCCAGAGCCCATGGATGAGCGCTTCCTCCACGCGCGAAACTCGGACGGAAAATACAACTCGCTTACGATGCCACGCATGGGTTGTGCGGGCATGAGGTTCGGACGCCAGTTTCCTCGTGAATACTGCCGCAAGCCaacagaagaagagctcTGGAATCCGAATCCCCGCGTCATTAGTGAAAGGTTCATGAAGCGCCGGGAGGGTGGTTTCATCCCTGCCACGACGCTCaacctcctcgccgccgcctggaTTCAGTTTCAAACGCACGATTGGATGGCTCATGAAAAG GCTCACGACTCGTATAATATTCCTCTTCCAGAAGGAGACGGCTGGCCAGGTGGTCGGATGGAACTGCTCAAGACGCAGCCCGACGAGATCCTTGACGCCTCGGATATCGAAACGCCGGGATACAAGAACGTGAATACGGCCTGGTGGGATGGGTCCCAGATTTACGGCTCGAGCGAGGTCGAAACGGAGAGGCTACGCACCGCGCACGAGGACGGCAAGTTGAGGCAGATTTCCTACGACGCGGCCGGCGTCCCTCTGACTGGTTTCGTCGACAACTGGTGGTTTGGCCTACACATTCTTCACTCGCTCTTTGTCCTCGAGCACAACGCCATCTGCGACAGGCTCCGTCGGGCGTATCCAGATTGGAACGG CACCAAGATCTTCGATACTGCCCGGCTCGTCAACTGCGCACTCATGGCCAAGATCCATACGGTCGAATGGACGCCGGCGGTTCTCGGCCACCCGGCTCTGCAGATTGGCATGAATGCGAATTGGTGGGGGCTCGCCGGCGAAACCCTCACAAAGTTCGTCGGCCGGCTCTCCAAGACGAGCGAGATAATCAGCGGCATCCCGGGGTCTCCAACCGAGCTCTTTGGCGTTCCCTACTCCCTCACCGAGGAGTTTGTGTCCGTGTACAGGATGCACCCCTTGATTCCAG ACAGCATTGCCTTTTTCAACGGCGCCACGGGCGCGCACCATTCGACTGTGCCCATCAACGACCTCATCTTCCACCAGGCGCCGGCGCCCTTCAAGACGGGCCTCGACTTATCCGATGCCTTTTACTCGTTTGGCATCAATTATGCCGGCGCCATCACGAACAACAACTACCCCGATTTCCTGCGCAGCCTGCACACGCCCGACGGACAGGTCCGCGACCTGGGGACCGTCGACATCCTCCGGGACCGCGAGCGCGGCGTCCCGCGGTACAACCAGTTCCGCAGACTGCTGGGCATGTCGGCCCCCGAGACGTTTGAACAACTGACGGGCGGTAATAACGAGTTGGCGCAAGAACTGCGCGACGTCTACGGCGACATTGAGCTCGTGGATGCCCTCGTCGGGTCGCACAGTGAGCCGCTCATCAAGGGCTTCGGCTTTAGCGAGACGGCCTTTCGCGTTTTCATCCTAATGGCAAGCAATCGCCTCAAGAGCGATCGCTTCTTCGCCGGCTCGTGGAACGCGCAGACGTACACCGAGGAAGGGCTGCATTGGGTGCAGCATACCACCATGAAGGATATTTTGCGGAGACACTGTCCGGAGCTGGGCCCGGTCCTGGATCAGAGCGAAAACGTGTTTGCGCCGTGGGCCAAGCTGCCCAAGTCAAAGGCGTATGGGGGCATTGAGACAAATGCCTGA